One Aegilops tauschii subsp. strangulata cultivar AL8/78 chromosome 7, Aet v6.0, whole genome shotgun sequence genomic window carries:
- the LOC109773314 gene encoding RNA polymerase sigma factor sigA — protein sequence MTATPALIGLSAGNRLLSTSFGPPNDLLSDKVNSHMSSAAGDAHGSSSLQFAPPAASKLTVAAHRLKLSPHGRAQVMRALRQSAPALAPQPPPLLPADEFSLDAIILLQRSMLEKQWQLPFEEEDDDDGGGDGHHVEAIGSAEDDDGKGRSSSVVVARSGVSARQRRMSGRRRGRSKKGSGAVHLSISPELLQSRNRIYLRGTVSKELLTHKQVVHLSKKIKDGIWLQQQRSKLKEKLGNEPSYKQMAQSLRISTPELRSRMRESFLAREVLTMSNIRLVISIAQKYDKLGVELSDLIQGGLIGLLRGIEKFDASRGFRISTYVYWWIRQGVSRALADNSKTFRLPTYLHERLIAIRGAKYALEDQGVSPTTQNIAKLLNISEKKVHNATEAVNKALSLDQQAFPSLNGLPGDTLHSYIEDQNVANDPWHGFEEWYLKEEVNKLLNSNLTERERDIIQLYHGIGKQCHTWEDISRQFGLSRERVRQVGLIAMEKLKHAARRKKLDALLQDY from the exons ATGACGGCGACGCCTGCCTTGATCGGGCTGAGCGCAGGCAACCGCCTTCTCAGCACGTCCTTCGGGCCGCCCAACGACCTGCTCTCCGACAAGGTCAACAGCCACATGAGCAGCGCGGCGGGAGACGCCCACGGCTCCTCCTCGCTGCAGTTCGCGCCACCGGCCGCGTCCAAGCTCACCGTCGCCGCGCACAGGCTCAAGCTCTCCCCACATGGCCGCGCGCAGGTCATGCGGGCCCTCAGGCAGAGCGCGCCTGCGCTCGCGCCGCAGCCTCCTCCGTTGTTGCCCGCCGACGAGTTCTCCCTCGATGCCATTATCCTGCTGCAGAGGTCCATGCTCGAGAAGCAGTGGCAGCTCCCcttcgaggaggaggacgacgacgacggcggcggcgatggccaCCATGTGGAGGCCATTGGTTCGGCCGAGGACGATGACGGCAAGGGCAGGAGCAGCTCCGTCGTCGTGGCGCGCTCCGGCGTCTCGGCGAGGCAGCGGCGGATGAGCGGCCGGAGGCGTGGGAGGTCCAAGAAAGGCAGCGGCGCCGTGCACCTGAGCATCAGCCCCGAGCTGCTGCAGAGCAGAAACCGCATCTACCTTCGCGGTACCGTCAGCAAGGAGCTCCTCACGCACAAGCAGGTTGTCCAcctctccaagaagatcaaggacgGGATATGGCTGCAGCAGCAAAGATCAAA GCTGAAAGAAAAACTGGGGAATGAGCCGTCGTACAAGCAGATGGCGCAATCACTTCGGATATCGACGCCGGAGCTACGGTCAAGAATGCGCGAGTCGTTCCTCGCGAGGGAGGTGCTAACGATGAGCAACATCCGTTTGGTCATATCCATCGCCCAGAAGTATGACAAGCTGGGGGTTGAGCTGTCCGACCTGATTCAG GGTGGTCTCATAGGGCTACTCCGCGGGATCGAAAAGTTTGATGCATCTAGGGGCTTCAGAATTTCCACTTACGTATACTGGTGGATTCGTCAG GGTGTTTCAAGAGCACTGGCCGACAACTCGAAAACATTCAGGCTCCCTACTTACCTGCATGAGAGGCTGATTGCGATTCGTGGCGCAAAGTACGCATTGGAGGACCAAGGGGTTTCTCCGACAACGCAA AACATCGCAAAGTTGCTCAATATATCGGAGAAGAAAGTGCACAATGCTACAGAG GCTGTCAATAAGGCTCTTTCGTTGGATCAACAGGCATTCCCCTCCTTAAATGGCCTACCCGGAGATACACTCCACAGC TATATAGAGGATCAAAATGTTGCGAATGACCCATGGCATGGATTTGAGGAGTGGTATCTAAAG GAGGAAGTCAACAAACTTCTAAACTCAAATCTCACTGAACGTGAGAGAGACATTATTCAGTTATACCATGGTATAGGGAAACAATGCCATACATGGGAGGATATTAGCAGACA GTTCGGGTTATCCAGGGAGAGGGTGAGGCAAGTAGGGCTTATCGCAATGGAGAAGCTGAAGCACGCCGCGAGGCGGAAAAAGCTGGATGCGTTGCTCCAGGATTACTGA